One window of Camelina sativa cultivar DH55 chromosome 4, Cs, whole genome shotgun sequence genomic DNA carries:
- the LOC104779855 gene encoding uncharacterized protein LOC104779855 has translation MANNSIRCSISKKPNDGMMLIIAIFPGIVIGFLLGISFPTLSLTKMNFPASILPSVATVYIEDEKADNSPRRSPKIEFNSSGPAHHKIWVPSNPRGAEMLAPSIVAAESDFYLRRLWGLPKDDLPDVKPKYLVAFTVSYKQRKNIDACIKKFSDNFTIVLFHYDGKTSEYDEFEWSKRAIHVSVPKQTKWWYAKRFLHPDIIAPYEYIFIWDEDLGVENFDAEEYIKVVKKHGLEISQPAVETKKSITWKITKRIPGIEVHKEVEERPGRCKNPHLPPCAGFIEIMAPVFSRDSWRCVWHMIQNDLVHGWGLDFALRKCVEPAHEKIGVVDSQWIIHQKIPSLTGQGTAQDGKTAFQGVRERCKREWTMFQKRMTRSEQKYLKEIASASSNVTLT, from the exons ATGGCAAACAACTCAATACGTTG TTCGATTAGTAAAAAACCAAATGACGGTATGATGCTCATAATAGCGATTTTCCCGGGAATAGTCATTGGATTTTTATTAGGAATATCTTTCCCGACATTGTCACTAACTAAG atGAATTTTCCAGCCAGCATACTTCCTTCTGTTGCTACtgtttatatagaagatgaGAAAGCAGATAATTCACCTAGGAGAAGTCCAAAAATTGAGTTTAATTCAAGTGGTCCAGCACATCATAag ATTTGGGTTCCATCAAATCCTCGAGGTGCAGAGATGTTAGCTCCAAGTATTGTTGCAGCCGAATCAGATTTTTACTTACGAAGATTATGGGGATTGCCTAAAGAT gATTTACCAGATGTGAAGCCTAAGTATCTAGTTGCTTTTACTGTTTCttataaacagagaaaaaacatCGATGCTTGCATCAAAAAA TTCTCAGATAACTTCACtattgttctgtttcattaCGATGGGAAAACCTCGGAATACGATGAATTTGAATGGTCTAAACGTGCGATACATGTGAGCGTACCTAAGCAAACCAAGTG GTGGTATGCTAAAAGGTTTTTGCATCCTGATATCATAGCACcgtatgaatatatatttatttgggaTGAAGATCTTGGTGTTGAAAACTTTGACGCAGAAGA GTACATCAAGGTAGTAAAGAAGCATGGTCTAGAAATATCGCAACCCGCTGtggaaacaaagaaatcaaTTACATGGAAGATAACAAAGCGAATACCCGGAATTGAAGTTCACAA AGAAGTCGAAGAGCGACCAGGCCGCTGCAAAAATCCTCACTTACCTCCTTGTGCAGG CTTTATAGAGATTATGGCTCCAGTTTTCTCAAGAGATTCATGGCGTTGTGTGTGGCATATGATACAGAATGACTTGGTTCACGGTTGGGGTCTTGACTTCGCGCTAAGAAAATGTGTCGAG CCTGCACATGAGAAGATTGGTGTTGTGGATTCTCAATGGATCATTCATCAAAAGATTCCTTCTTTAACCGGCCAG GGAACTGCACAGGATGGGAAAACCGCGTTCCAAGGG GTAAGGGAGAGATGTAAACGGGAATGGACAATGTTTCAGAAAAGAATGACGCGGTCAGAGCAGAAGTATCTGAAAGAAATTGCATCTGCATCTTCAAACGTTACACTTACATAA
- the LOC104779856 gene encoding MLP-like protein 328, translating to MATSGTYVTEVPLKGTAEKHYKRWRNENHLFPDAVGHHIQGVNVHDGEWDSHGSIKIXNVTCMFKDGKQEIFKERREMDDENKTMKVIGLEGHVMEQFKVYEVDFQFIPKSEDDCTCKITMIWEKRNDEFPEPGSYMQLLKSMVVDMEDHVLKA from the exons atggcgACGTCGGGAACATACGTGACGGAGGTGCCGCTGAAAGGAACGGCGGAGAAACACTACAAGAGGTGGAGGAACGAGAACCATCTCTTTCCTGACGCTGTTGGTCACCACATCCAAGGTGTTAATGTTCACGACGGCGAATGGGACTCTCATGGGAGCATCAAGATTTN AAATGTGACATGTATGTTTAAAGATGGAAAGCAAGAGATATTCaaggagaggagagagatgGACGATGAGAATAAGACAATGAAGGTTATAGGACTGGAAGGTCACGTTATGGAGCAGTTCAAGGTGTATGAAGTTGACTTCCAATTTATACCAAAGTCTGAAGATGATTGCACCTGCAAGATCACTATGATATGGGAGAAGCGCAACGATGAATTCCCAGAACCAGGCAGCTACATGCAGCTCCTCAAGAGCATGGTTGTTGACATGGAAGACCACGTCCTCAAAGCTtaa